Proteins co-encoded in one uncultured Draconibacterium sp. genomic window:
- a CDS encoding alanine/glycine:cation symporter family protein translates to MFENIGELIIKISDGIWGAPILILLLGGGFYFLVYSRLAPLQYIGHALKILTGKYDNPNEAGQLRHYQALSTALAGTVGMGNISGVAVAITMGGPGAIFWMWVSALLGISTKFFTCSLAVMFRGKDDAGEIQGGPMYYITEGLGKNWRPVAVFFSIMAMIGVSPLFQANQLTQMIRDVVLVPNNVSGSFTTDLVTGIVIAIIVGLVVIGGIKRIGKVTGRLVPTMVVVYTVTVLYVIFSHPSAIVPAFKTIFEDAFTGNAVLGGSLGAIIITGVRRAAFSNEAGLGTAPMAHGAAKTNEPIREGLVAMLGPIIDTIVVCTMTALAIIVTNTWVESSADGITLTAHAFDSAIPVIGKYILSICAIFFSMSTMFAFPYYGVKCLGFVAGTKYQHIYNYLFVAVILLGAVANLRTIIGLIDIAFALMAFPTVITTILLSPHVKRAAKDYFMRLKTEKAK, encoded by the coding sequence ATGTTTGAAAATATTGGCGAACTCATTATAAAAATCTCCGATGGCATTTGGGGAGCTCCTATTTTAATTTTGCTACTTGGAGGTGGCTTTTACTTTTTAGTTTATTCGCGGTTGGCACCACTCCAATATATCGGACATGCACTAAAAATTCTTACCGGAAAATACGACAATCCGAATGAAGCCGGCCAATTGCGGCACTACCAGGCATTATCTACAGCCCTTGCCGGAACTGTTGGAATGGGAAATATAAGCGGTGTGGCCGTTGCCATTACCATGGGCGGACCGGGTGCCATATTTTGGATGTGGGTTTCGGCTCTGCTCGGAATCAGCACCAAATTTTTTACCTGTTCGCTGGCAGTTATGTTTCGCGGAAAAGACGATGCAGGCGAAATTCAGGGCGGCCCCATGTACTACATTACCGAAGGACTGGGCAAAAACTGGCGACCGGTAGCTGTCTTTTTCTCGATTATGGCAATGATCGGAGTTTCACCGCTATTTCAGGCTAATCAGCTTACCCAAATGATACGCGATGTGGTTTTGGTTCCCAACAATGTTAGTGGCTCCTTTACCACCGACCTTGTTACCGGAATTGTTATCGCAATAATTGTTGGTCTTGTTGTTATTGGCGGCATTAAACGTATCGGGAAAGTTACCGGTAGACTCGTGCCCACCATGGTTGTTGTCTACACAGTAACCGTCCTTTACGTAATATTTTCACATCCTTCGGCAATTGTTCCTGCCTTTAAAACTATTTTCGAAGATGCTTTTACCGGCAATGCAGTTTTAGGTGGATCGCTGGGTGCCATAATAATTACAGGTGTGCGTCGTGCGGCTTTTTCAAACGAGGCCGGCTTGGGAACCGCGCCAATGGCACACGGAGCCGCAAAAACCAACGAACCGATTCGAGAAGGTTTGGTGGCCATGCTCGGACCTATAATCGATACCATTGTAGTTTGTACGATGACAGCTCTCGCCATTATTGTAACCAATACATGGGTTGAAAGTAGCGCCGATGGGATTACGCTTACTGCCCATGCTTTCGATTCGGCCATCCCGGTTATCGGAAAATATATTCTCTCCATTTGTGCCATTTTCTTTAGTATGTCAACCATGTTTGCATTTCCGTATTACGGTGTAAAATGTTTGGGATTTGTTGCCGGAACCAAATACCAGCATATTTACAACTACCTATTTGTTGCCGTAATTTTGCTGGGTGCTGTCGCTAATTTACGAACCATTATTGGCCTAATCGACATTGCGTTTGCCTTGATGGCTTTCCCAACGGTTATTACAACTATACTTTTATCGCCTCACGTAAAACGGGCAGCCAAGGATTATTTTATGCGCCTGAAAACAGAAAAGGCTAAATAG
- a CDS encoding YkgJ family cysteine cluster protein, which yields MTTNPQFEQLEKAFFHDGYQLAMKAVEANMEQEALHQSLKEMYAAIDGLIDSLFVYARQQNQIIDCKRGCSWCCHQPVFALDYELDYLKAAVENSFDAETISGIAEKAKQKQDKLRHLKGDELMNTKHPCPLLKDDTCSVYEARPMACRIYLSSDVKSCVHFYNQPDDKTTYPALLDMPMRLGRMMNEGFKSALKTSGIEAKEFRIEEKLIK from the coding sequence ATGACCACTAATCCGCAATTTGAACAACTGGAAAAAGCCTTTTTTCACGATGGTTACCAACTGGCCATGAAAGCAGTTGAAGCGAACATGGAACAGGAAGCTTTGCATCAATCATTAAAAGAAATGTATGCAGCTATCGACGGACTCATCGATTCTTTGTTTGTTTATGCACGGCAGCAGAATCAAATTATCGATTGCAAACGGGGCTGTAGCTGGTGTTGTCACCAACCGGTTTTTGCGCTGGATTACGAGCTGGATTATTTAAAGGCGGCAGTTGAGAATTCTTTTGACGCGGAAACGATTTCCGGAATAGCAGAAAAGGCAAAACAAAAACAAGACAAACTTAGGCACTTAAAAGGCGACGAGCTAATGAATACCAAACATCCCTGCCCGCTTTTAAAAGACGACACCTGCTCTGTATATGAAGCGCGCCCGATGGCCTGCCGCATTTATCTTTCATCGGATGTAAAAAGCTGTGTTCACTTTTATAACCAACCCGATGATAAAACCACTTACCCTGCCCTTTTGGATATGCCAATGCGCCTGGGACGAATGATGAACGAAGGATTTAAATCGGCGCTAAAAACCAGTGGTATTGAAGCAAAAGAATTTCGTATTGAAGAGAAACTAATAAAATAA
- a CDS encoding acyl-CoA thioesterase, with protein MENHHFELEMQVRDYECDIQGIVNNAVYQNYLEHTRHKFLNHVGLDFANLHDEGIDAVVIKAELEYKFPLRPGDDFLVRLKIGKQGRLRIVFLQEVIRKADEKLMVKGRITSVLTRNGRPLSPEILESKFEEAGIDIEEI; from the coding sequence ATGGAAAATCATCACTTTGAATTGGAAATGCAGGTTCGCGATTACGAATGCGACATTCAGGGCATTGTAAATAACGCCGTTTATCAGAATTACCTGGAACATACACGCCATAAATTTTTGAATCATGTTGGGCTGGACTTTGCCAATCTTCACGATGAAGGAATTGATGCAGTAGTGATAAAAGCCGAGTTGGAATATAAGTTCCCGCTACGTCCGGGAGACGATTTTTTGGTTCGTTTAAAGATAGGAAAACAAGGCCGTTTGCGCATTGTATTTTTGCAGGAGGTAATTCGTAAAGCCGACGAAAAGTTAATGGTAAAAGGCCGGATTACTTCAGTACTCACCCGAAATGGCCGTCCACTTTCACCAGAAATTCTGGAAAGTAAATTTGAAGAGGCCGGAATTGATATCGAGGAAATCTAG
- a CDS encoding fumarylacetoacetate hydrolase family protein, translating into MKIICIGRNYVAHAKELGNDVPEEPIFFMKPDTALLRNNDPFYIPDWTNEVHHEIELVVKINRIGKNIEKRFAQRYYSEIGLGIDFTARDVQAQLKAKGLPWEKAKAFDKSAVLSNTFLPKSIFPDQETIGFRLDINGDTVQESHSGMMIFDFDELIAHISKYVTLKIGDLIYTGTPANVGPVAIGDRLEGYLEDKKLFDFEVK; encoded by the coding sequence ATGAAAATAATTTGCATAGGAAGAAATTACGTGGCTCATGCCAAAGAGTTGGGGAACGACGTACCCGAAGAACCCATCTTTTTTATGAAGCCCGACACTGCCTTGTTGCGAAATAATGATCCGTTTTATATTCCGGACTGGACCAACGAGGTGCATCACGAAATTGAGTTGGTGGTCAAAATAAACCGTATTGGCAAAAACATTGAAAAACGATTTGCACAACGTTATTACAGTGAGATCGGTTTGGGTATCGATTTCACGGCACGTGATGTGCAGGCGCAACTCAAAGCAAAAGGATTGCCCTGGGAAAAAGCAAAAGCTTTTGATAAATCGGCAGTATTAAGCAACACCTTTTTGCCAAAATCAATTTTTCCAGATCAGGAGACAATTGGTTTCCGTTTGGACATAAATGGCGATACGGTTCAGGAATCGCATTCGGGAATGATGATCTTTGATTTTGATGAGTTAATTGCTCATATCTCAAAATACGTCACCCTGAAAATTGGCGACCTGATTTATACCGGAACACCGGCGAATGTTGGCCCCGTTGCAATTGGTGATCGTTTGGAAGGTTATCTGGAAGACAAGAAGCTGTTTGATTTTGAAGTGAAGTAA
- a CDS encoding 3'-5' exonuclease — MKLHLKNALVFLDLETTGINIVTDRIVEIALIKVNVDGTEEEKLMRINPEQPIPIEASLIHGIYDEDVKDAPTFKEVAKTLAKFLEGCDLAGFNSNRFDIPLLAEEFLRAEVDVDFKKRKFIDVQAIFHKMEKRTLAAAYKFYCNQELTDAHSAMADTKATYEVLKSQLDKYKGVEYEDAKGKKSTPIENDVEKLSEFSSYDRNVDFVGRIVYDENGVEVFNFGKNKGLPVEQVLQEQPGYFGWILNSEFPLYTKKVLTQLKLKMMSK, encoded by the coding sequence ATGAAACTACATTTAAAAAACGCTTTGGTTTTTTTAGATCTGGAAACCACCGGAATAAATATTGTTACGGATCGAATTGTGGAGATTGCTTTAATAAAAGTAAATGTTGACGGTACCGAGGAAGAAAAACTGATGCGCATAAATCCTGAGCAACCGATTCCGATTGAGGCTTCTTTGATCCATGGAATTTACGACGAGGATGTAAAAGACGCACCAACTTTTAAAGAGGTGGCAAAAACGCTGGCCAAATTTCTGGAGGGATGCGATCTGGCAGGATTTAATTCCAATCGATTTGATATTCCTTTGTTGGCCGAAGAGTTTTTGCGTGCCGAGGTGGATGTTGATTTTAAAAAGCGCAAATTTATTGATGTGCAGGCCATTTTCCACAAAATGGAAAAACGTACGTTGGCAGCGGCATACAAATTTTATTGTAACCAGGAATTAACAGATGCGCACAGTGCCATGGCCGATACAAAAGCAACTTACGAAGTGTTGAAATCTCAGCTCGATAAATACAAAGGTGTGGAGTACGAAGATGCAAAAGGAAAAAAATCCACGCCTATAGAAAACGATGTAGAAAAGTTGAGCGAGTTCTCTTCTTATGACCGGAATGTTGATTTTGTAGGCCGCATTGTTTACGATGAAAATGGAGTGGAAGTCTTCAATTTCGGCAAGAACAAAGGACTACCGGTTGAGCAGGTTCTGCAAGAACAACCCGGTTACTTTGGCTGGATATTGAACAGCGAATTTCCGCTGTATACTAAAAAAGTACTTACGCAGTTAAAATTAAAAATGATGAGCAAGTAA
- the dnaN gene encoding DNA polymerase III subunit beta, producing MKFVVSSTELLSHLSAISKVISSKSTMPILDNFLFQLSETELTITASDLESTLITSLELDNIEGEGAVAVPAKLITDTLKEFPEQPLTFQIDGDSYLVEIYSDNGKFSIMGQNAEDFPEQPQLDEEGASSIDVSHVVLQKGIEKTLFATADDELRPVMNGIYVELTPDFMSFVASDAHKLVRYRRLDAKAEFESSFILPKKPASLLKNLLPKEEFDVKLEFDDKNAFFTLSNYKLICRLVEGNYPTYNSVIPTNNPNKMIIDRLNFFNTVKRVSVFSNQASNLVKLNISDNQLVVSAQDIDFSISAVERINCEYEGEEIEIGFKSTFLQEILTNISTGDVKVEMSDPTRAGLLLPAENEEDEDMLMLLMPMMINV from the coding sequence ATGAAGTTTGTAGTTTCAAGCACCGAATTACTGAGCCACCTTTCTGCAATTAGTAAGGTAATCAGCAGTAAAAGTACAATGCCAATTCTTGATAACTTCCTGTTTCAGTTAAGCGAAACAGAGTTAACCATCACGGCTTCCGATCTGGAGTCGACTTTAATTACCAGCCTTGAGTTGGATAATATTGAAGGAGAAGGAGCCGTTGCAGTTCCGGCAAAGTTGATCACCGATACGCTGAAAGAGTTTCCGGAGCAACCACTGACATTTCAGATCGATGGTGATTCGTACCTTGTTGAAATTTATTCCGACAATGGAAAGTTCAGCATTATGGGACAAAATGCCGAGGATTTTCCGGAGCAACCACAGTTGGATGAGGAAGGTGCATCGTCGATCGATGTTAGCCACGTTGTTCTTCAGAAAGGTATTGAAAAAACTTTGTTTGCTACAGCCGACGATGAGTTGCGCCCCGTAATGAATGGTATTTATGTGGAGTTAACACCTGATTTTATGAGCTTTGTAGCATCGGATGCGCACAAGCTGGTACGCTACCGCCGTTTAGATGCAAAAGCTGAATTCGAGTCTTCGTTTATTTTGCCCAAAAAACCGGCCAGTTTATTGAAAAACCTCTTGCCGAAAGAAGAGTTTGATGTAAAACTGGAATTCGACGATAAAAACGCCTTTTTTACGTTAAGCAACTACAAACTGATCTGTCGTTTAGTAGAAGGTAATTACCCAACTTATAACTCGGTAATTCCTACCAACAATCCAAATAAAATGATCATCGATCGCCTGAATTTCTTTAATACTGTAAAACGTGTTTCAGTATTTTCGAACCAGGCGAGCAACTTGGTAAAACTGAATATTTCCGACAACCAGTTGGTAGTGTCGGCACAAGATATCGACTTCTCTATTTCGGCAGTTGAACGCATCAATTGCGAATACGAGGGCGAAGAAATTGAAATTGGTTTCAAATCAACATTCCTGCAGGAAATTCTGACTAATATTTCAACCGGCGATGTAAAGGTTGAAATGAGTGATCCAACCCGTGCAGGCTTGTTACTTCCGGCTGAAAATGAGGAAGACGAAGACATGTTGATGCTGTTGATGCCAATGATGATAAACGTTTAA
- the gldG gene encoding gliding motility-associated ABC transporter substrate-binding protein GldG yields the protein MYSLFKKEIKTFLGSLIGYLAVLVFLLVTGLFLWIFPGNYNIPDNNYATLQGLFTLAPWLYLFLVPAITMRMFADEKRSGTIEILLTRPLGDFQLVMAKFLAGLVLVVFSLLPTLLYFLSVYWLGNPVGSIDTGATWGSFMGLFFLATIYVAIGIFASSLTDNQIVSFIFGMSLSFIFYLGFEFVASAEVSYLLEQLFSWLSINDHYLSISRGVVDMRDILYFIGMAFLFLYGTTLILRKGKLRKTKAKVRAVVVPVAVLLVLAISSNFLYRIDLTAEKRYSLSDVSKQMVSGLDGPVEVELYLSGELEAGLRKIQNEVLEKIAVLNAYSSAPIRVRIFNPYSIGNIEKQEEFIADIVNRGVPRINFGHKTEQGVSSRFIFPGAIIRYQNKELAVNFLKNNPYTSYENNFNHSVETIEFELVNAFQKLMREKKSVLAFLQGHDEANQYEVADIARSLSADFEIDMLEAADLKDAEVDILVIANPKKEFPETSKIAIDQYLMKGGKLLWLVDPVQVSLDSLSKGFQTYSFPNDMNLGDQLFRYGVRLNYELLQDVNCIQIRVNTAAPGNSPRYTLHPWYYSPLLTPNDNHPISRNLNWVKTEFVSSLDTVSANSTVRKEVILRTSPYARRIKAPSSVSLANINNPPARELFTEADIPVGVLLEGVFTSNYKNRMVENYGYSSAEIIQESQPTQMIVIADGGMITNKVNYSSNPPKIQELGFDEVSGQVFGNKEFLINAISYLDDKQGIMQLRGRSLKLRLLDKVKLREEATYWKWLNVLLPLLLITVFALVYNLVRKYRYNRS from the coding sequence GTGTATAGCTTATTTAAAAAAGAAATAAAAACTTTTCTCGGATCGCTGATCGGATACCTGGCCGTACTGGTTTTTTTATTGGTAACCGGTTTGTTTCTATGGATTTTTCCGGGCAATTACAATATTCCCGACAATAACTATGCAACGTTGCAGGGGCTTTTTACGCTGGCGCCGTGGTTGTACCTGTTTCTGGTACCTGCTATTACCATGCGAATGTTCGCCGACGAAAAACGCAGCGGAACCATCGAAATCCTGCTTACACGCCCGCTGGGTGATTTCCAGTTGGTAATGGCCAAATTTCTGGCAGGATTGGTACTGGTTGTATTTTCTCTGTTGCCCACTTTACTGTATTTTTTGTCGGTTTATTGGTTGGGAAATCCGGTTGGAAGTATCGACACCGGTGCAACCTGGGGATCGTTTATGGGGCTGTTTTTTCTGGCAACCATTTATGTGGCTATTGGCATTTTTGCCTCGTCGCTCACCGACAACCAGATCGTTTCGTTCATCTTCGGAATGTCGCTGTCGTTTATTTTTTATCTCGGTTTTGAGTTTGTGGCATCGGCCGAAGTGTCGTATTTGCTGGAACAACTTTTTTCGTGGCTGAGTATTAACGATCATTACCTTTCCATTTCGCGGGGTGTGGTTGATATGCGCGATATTCTCTATTTTATCGGCATGGCTTTTTTGTTTTTGTACGGCACCACCCTGATTTTACGAAAAGGAAAACTCAGAAAAACAAAGGCAAAAGTTCGAGCGGTTGTTGTTCCTGTGGCTGTTTTGCTGGTACTGGCTATTTCATCCAACTTTTTGTACCGTATCGATCTAACAGCTGAAAAACGTTATTCGTTGTCGGATGTAAGCAAACAAATGGTAAGCGGATTGGACGGTCCGGTGGAAGTGGAATTGTATTTAAGTGGCGAGCTGGAAGCGGGATTGCGAAAAATACAAAACGAAGTGCTGGAGAAAATTGCAGTGCTGAATGCTTACAGTTCGGCTCCAATTCGCGTGCGGATTTTTAATCCCTACAGCATTGGGAATATCGAAAAACAGGAAGAATTTATTGCTGACATAGTAAACAGAGGTGTGCCGCGAATTAATTTTGGACATAAAACTGAGCAGGGTGTGAGTTCGCGTTTTATATTTCCGGGAGCAATAATTCGTTACCAGAACAAAGAACTGGCAGTTAATTTTCTGAAAAATAATCCGTACACCAGTTACGAAAATAACTTTAATCATTCGGTTGAAACCATCGAGTTTGAGTTGGTAAATGCTTTTCAAAAGTTAATGCGCGAGAAGAAATCTGTACTTGCATTCTTACAAGGACACGATGAGGCGAATCAATACGAAGTGGCCGATATTGCACGATCGCTTTCTGCCGATTTTGAGATTGATATGCTGGAAGCTGCCGATCTGAAAGATGCGGAGGTAGATATTCTGGTGATCGCCAATCCTAAAAAAGAATTTCCCGAAACTTCCAAAATTGCTATAGACCAGTACCTGATGAAAGGTGGAAAACTGCTATGGTTGGTTGATCCGGTACAGGTAAGTCTGGATAGTTTAAGCAAAGGATTCCAAACGTATTCTTTTCCAAACGACATGAATTTGGGCGATCAGTTGTTTCGCTACGGCGTGCGTTTAAATTACGAATTGCTGCAGGATGTAAACTGTATTCAAATTCGGGTAAATACCGCTGCACCGGGTAATTCGCCACGCTACACTTTGCACCCGTGGTATTATTCGCCGCTGCTAACGCCAAATGATAATCACCCGATAAGCCGAAATCTGAACTGGGTTAAAACAGAATTTGTGTCGTCGCTCGACACGGTTTCTGCCAATTCAACTGTGCGAAAAGAGGTGATTTTAAGAACATCGCCGTATGCGCGTCGGATAAAAGCGCCGTCGTCGGTGAGTTTGGCAAACATTAATAATCCGCCGGCGCGCGAGTTGTTTACGGAGGCAGATATTCCGGTTGGCGTTTTGTTGGAAGGTGTTTTTACTTCGAACTATAAAAACCGAATGGTGGAAAATTACGGTTATTCTTCGGCCGAAATAATTCAGGAAAGCCAGCCCACACAGATGATTGTAATTGCCGACGGTGGAATGATTACCAACAAAGTGAATTATTCTAGCAATCCACCTAAAATTCAGGAACTTGGTTTTGACGAAGTATCGGGGCAGGTTTTCGGGAATAAGGAGTTTTTGATTAATGCCATATCGTACCTCGATGATAAACAGGGAATTATGCAGCTGCGTGGCCGGTCGCTAAAATTGCGCTTGCTCGACAAAGTAAAACTGCGCGAAGAAGCCACTTATTGGAAATGGCTGAATGTATTGCTACCATTGCTTTTAATCACTGTTTTTGCGCTGGTTTACAACCTTGTTCGTAAATACCGATACAATCGTTCATAA
- the lpxB gene encoding lipid-A-disaccharide synthase, translating into MRYYIIAGEASGDLHGSNLMKELKVADKEADFRFFGGDKMQAVGGELVKHYREMAFMGFVNVILNIRTIKRNMEFCKKDLLNYNPDVLILIDYPGFNLRIAEFAKQNNIKVYYYISPKLWAWKEYRVKKVRAFVDELFTIFPFETEFYKKHGIDVNYVGNPLFDSIREFERTAQSTADFKAKNNLDERPIIALLAGSRVQEIKGTLSVMKKAVEGRNDYQVVLAGVSSVDKELYDGILQGSNIKVLYESTYDLLNNAHTALVASGTAALETALFNVPQTVLYKVEGGVLVHYIMAAVLKIDWVSLPNIILGKMAVKELLQKDMTVKKVTAELDRLLADETYRSEILSDYQEMQQLMGEPGCSKRAAEKMVELLSLDSEHKS; encoded by the coding sequence ATGCGATACTACATCATAGCCGGCGAAGCATCGGGCGATTTGCACGGATCGAACCTGATGAAAGAACTGAAAGTTGCCGACAAGGAGGCCGATTTTCGTTTTTTTGGCGGCGATAAAATGCAGGCTGTTGGTGGCGAATTGGTTAAACACTATCGCGAAATGGCGTTTATGGGTTTTGTGAATGTGATTCTGAATATCAGAACCATAAAACGAAACATGGAGTTTTGCAAAAAAGACTTACTGAACTATAACCCCGATGTGCTGATTTTAATCGATTACCCCGGTTTTAACCTGCGAATTGCCGAGTTTGCCAAACAGAATAACATAAAAGTTTACTATTACATTTCGCCAAAATTATGGGCCTGGAAAGAGTATCGTGTTAAAAAGGTGCGGGCTTTTGTCGACGAACTATTTACCATTTTTCCGTTTGAAACCGAGTTTTACAAAAAACACGGCATTGATGTAAATTATGTTGGAAATCCTCTGTTCGATTCGATCAGGGAATTTGAAAGGACAGCTCAGTCTACAGCCGATTTTAAAGCGAAAAATAATTTAGATGAACGACCGATAATTGCCTTGCTGGCCGGAAGTCGTGTTCAGGAAATAAAAGGTACACTTTCTGTAATGAAAAAGGCTGTTGAAGGGCGCAATGATTACCAGGTTGTGCTGGCAGGAGTGTCGTCGGTTGACAAAGAATTGTACGATGGAATTTTACAGGGAAGCAACATAAAAGTGCTTTACGAATCTACTTACGATTTGCTGAATAATGCGCATACGGCTCTGGTGGCATCAGGTACAGCAGCGTTGGAAACGGCTTTATTTAATGTGCCACAAACCGTTTTGTATAAAGTTGAAGGCGGCGTTTTGGTGCATTATATAATGGCTGCGGTTTTAAAAATTGACTGGGTGTCGCTGCCCAATATTATTTTGGGTAAAATGGCGGTTAAAGAGCTGCTTCAAAAAGATATGACCGTTAAAAAAGTTACAGCAGAACTGGATCGATTGCTCGCCGATGAAACATATCGCAGTGAGATTCTGTCCGATTACCAGGAAATGCAACAACTAATGGGCGAGCCGGGTTGTTCGAAACGGGCAGCTGAAAAAATGGTTGAATTGTTATCTTTGGATTCTGAACATAAATCATAA
- the surE gene encoding 5'/3'-nucleotidase SurE, with protein sequence MQKNDSGKPLILVTNDDGIHAKGLRELVEVVQFFGEVVVISSEVSMSGKACGITVDHPLRATPVEKIHGVPTFKCNGTPVDSVKLSFNGLFDRKPDFVVSGINHGSNSSISVIYSGTMGAAIEGGLHGVPSIGFSLEDYSADADFSKAKLVVARVFQSVVENGLPAFTCLNVNIPKGKPAGIKVCRQAHGKWMEEFEKRTDPHGREYHWLSGYFQNLEEETDETDISALKNNFVSVVPVRVDMTCYDTLDQLKSWKF encoded by the coding sequence ATGCAAAAAAACGATTCTGGGAAACCATTGATTTTGGTTACAAACGACGATGGAATTCATGCAAAAGGTTTGCGTGAACTGGTGGAAGTAGTTCAGTTTTTTGGAGAAGTAGTGGTAATTTCTTCCGAAGTTTCGATGTCTGGAAAGGCCTGTGGCATTACAGTTGACCATCCACTGCGCGCTACACCGGTTGAGAAAATTCACGGTGTACCAACCTTTAAATGCAACGGCACACCGGTTGACAGTGTGAAACTGAGTTTTAACGGACTGTTCGATCGCAAGCCGGATTTTGTAGTTTCGGGTATTAACCACGGATCAAACTCATCGATAAGTGTTATATACAGCGGAACAATGGGAGCTGCAATTGAAGGAGGCCTCCATGGTGTTCCGTCAATTGGATTTTCGTTGGAAGACTACAGCGCGGATGCCGATTTCTCGAAAGCCAAACTGGTTGTTGCGCGTGTTTTTCAAAGTGTTGTAGAGAATGGGCTTCCGGCATTTACATGCCTTAATGTAAATATTCCGAAAGGGAAACCGGCAGGCATTAAAGTGTGCAGGCAGGCACATGGTAAATGGATGGAAGAGTTTGAAAAAAGAACCGATCCGCACGGGCGCGAGTATCATTGGTTATCAGGTTATTTTCAGAATTTGGAAGAAGAGACGGACGAGACAGATATTTCTGCCCTAAAAAATAATTTCGTATCGGTGGTTCCCGTTAGAGTTGATATGACTTGTTATGATACGTTGGATCAATTAAAGTCCTGGAAGTTTTAA